From the Mahella australiensis 50-1 BON genome, the window TTGGTAGGAGAAGATCCGGCCTCTCAGATATATGTTAGGAATAAAGAGAAGGCATGCCAGGAGGTAGGTATATACTCAGAGGTTTACAGGCTACCTCAAGAAACTTCGCAACAGCAGTTGTTGGATCTGGTACATCAGCTAAACGAACGGCAGGAGATAAACGGTATACTTGTGCAATTGCCTTTACCCGATCATTTAGATGAAATGACAGTACTGAGGGATATTTCACCGGATAAAGACGTGGACGGTTTTCATGCGGTGAACGCGGGTAAGCTGTTAAACGGCGAAAAGGGATTTGTACCATGTACCCCGAAGGGTATAATAACTTTGATAAAGAGCACTAACGTAGATATAAAAGGCAAAGATGCTGTGGTAGTAGGCCGCAGCAACATAGTAGGTAAACCTGTGTCTATACTGCTGCTCAATGAAAATGCCACCGTTACCATATGCCATTCCAAGACGGCTGATCTGAAATCCCATACGCAAAGGGCTGATATATTGGTTGTAGCTACAGGTAAGCCAAACCTCATAACAGGCGATATGGTAAAACCAGGATCAGTGGTTATAGATGTAGGGACCACCAGGGTGGAAGGTAAATTGACTGGCGATGTGCACTTTGCCAGCGCCAAAGAAGTAGCCGGTTGGATAACTCCTGTACCCGGCGGGGTAGGTCCTATGACCATAACTATGTTGTTGCAAAACACTGTTGAAGCAGCTGTATCGCAATGGAAACTCTGATATTCAGCGTAAGTCAGTTGACAGCTTATATAAAAGGTATGTTTTCTTCTGATCCGTTATTGCACTCGGTGTATGTGCGCGGCGAAATATCGAATTATAAACTGCATTCCTCAGGTCACAGCTATTTTACGCTGAAGGATCAGAACAGCAAAATACGCTGTGTGATGTTCAGGCAGTATGGGCAGCCGATTTTTGCGATGCAGGATGGCATGGATGTATTGGTACAGGGTTATGTGAATGTTTATGACAGGGATGGGCAATATCAATTATATGCCGAAAGGATAGAGCCGTTCGGTGTTGGATCCTTGCATTTGGCTTTCGAGCAGCTTAAAGCTAAGCTGGAACAAGATGGCTTGTTTGATCGGGCGCATAAAAAGCCGCTGCCTTTGTTTCCTAAACGCATAGGCGTGGTTACGTCTGATACTGGAGCGGCTGTGCGCGATATAATAAATGTGGCACATCGCCGCTATCCGAACATTGACCTGCTTATAGTACCGGTGGCTGTGCAGGGCAAGGCCGCAGCTATTCAGATAAGCGAAGCTATAGATGCGCTGAACGTTATGGACGAATCGGTAGATGTCATAATAGTAGGTAGAGGCGGCGGTTCAATAGAGGAGTTATGGCCCTTTAATGAAGAGATCGTGGCACGCAGTATATATCGCTCTCATATACCTGTCGTATCGGCAGTAGGTCATGAAACAGATTTCACCATATCCGATTTTGTAGCGGATATGCGGGCACCCACACCGTCGGCTGCCGCTGAATTGGTTGTCCCACTAAAAACCGAATTGGAGCAGCGTATTGCCGGGCTGTGCTTGAATGCCAAGCGAGCGGTGGATATGCTAGTGGAAGAACAACGCCGGTGTCTTTATAAATTGCAGGGCAGCCGCATTATGCGTGATCCTATGCAGCTTTTGAAAGATAAACAGCAGCAATTGGATCAAGCCGAACGATATTTGCTGATAAATATGCATCATCGGATGGAAATAAAAGGCGCTTTGTACAATGATCTTAAGCATAGGCTAGAAGCATTTAATCCCTTGGGTGCATTGAAACGCGGCTATACCATGACGCTAGATGTCGAGGATAAAAGTCTCATTAAGTCTGTTAGCGAGCTTTCATTAGGGCAACGTATACATATAATCTACGATGATGGTCGAGCACAGGCTGAGATCGTGGATCTAGAAGTCGAAAGGGAAAATGATGATAGAAGATGATAGGACTTTTGAAAAAGCTATCCGCGAATTAGAAAATATAGTAACATCTTTAGAAAATGGAGATGTTGCATTGGACCAGGCTATAGCATTATTCGAGCGCGGCATGGAATTATCGCGCTATTGCAGCCAAAAGCTTGACGAAGCCGAAGGTAAGATAACCATGCTGATGAAAGAGCAAAATGCTTTTAAGGAGGTTCCTTTTAACTAAGGACAGATATGGATTTTAACCAACAGCTAAAACATAAAATAGAAATAATAGATAAAAATCTGGATAATATGCTTCCGCCTGCTGATACTTATCCCCCGGTAATACACGAAGCCATGCGTTACAGCGTCTTCAGCGGTGGTAAAAGATTGAGGCCGGTGCTGCTTATATCGGCTTATGAACTGTTTGATGAGCATGTAGACGATTGTATGCCGCTTGCATGCGCTATAGAATTCATTCATACTTATTCGCTTATACACGATGATCTCCCGGCTATGGACGATGATGACACAAGAAGAGGCAAGGCGACATGCCATAAAGTGTTTGGCGAGGGTATAGCGGTGTTGACCGGCGATGCTCTACTCAATCACGCGTTTGAAGTCATGCTAGATGACATAGCTCGGAATCCTCATCATATAGCCGCTGCCATAGCCATTGCAAAAGCGGCAGGTATAGGCGGTATGATAGGAGGGCAGGTTATGGATTTATTGTATGAAAATAAGCCTGTAGACGATGGCGTTTTACAATATATCCATCAGCATAAAACCGCTGCCTTGATATGCGCAGCAGTAAAAGCCGGTGCCTTGGCTGCAGGTGCTGATGAGGTATATGTGCGGGCTATAGAGCAATACGGTTTGGCGCTGGGCATGGCGTTTCAGATAAGCGATGACATACTGGACGTGGACGAAGGCGGTAAAGAGGAAGTTAAAGCTACATATCCGGCACTATACGGCATCGAGGCATCCATAAAAGCAGCACAGGAATTCACGCAGCATGCAATAGATGCAATAGCCGTTTTCGGTCAAAAAGGGACGTTTTTGAAAGAAATGGCCTCCTATATGATGCGGCGCAGCAATTAATATGGTTTTATAGCGATTTGCTCGCTTAAGCGATGCTCTATGAGATTTGCATGTATTTATATGTATATGTTATAATTATATCTACAAGTGCGATGGCGCAGTATCCTAGTCAGCGCTATCGATCCTGAAAGCGGGGCTAAAAATCCGCTAAGGGCACAACGATGAAGTTCCTGGTGCTGGCTTCTGACGCCCAGTCGGGGGCTGGTGCTGGGAGTTAAGATAGGTGGGCAAGCTGCAATGGCATGCAGCCGATGACCCATCTATCGCGGAGGCCCGAGAGGGTGGTGCTTCAGTAAGAAAGCGCTACTGCTCGGGGATGAACCTGTATGCGGCAAACGACGCTGTGTACAGTGTAGCCTGCCTTGAGTGATATAGGTGGATAGCAGTTCACACCTTGGCCGGAAGGCGCCGAAGGCGCGAGGTTATCGCTGCTTGAAACCTATGTTGCAAAAGAGGCTAGGGATCGATTTGGCTGTTGAGGAAAGCTCCTAGGCTGCTCATCACGAGGCATGTTGGGGATTAAAGTGTGGACTTAGTGGCGATTCGGTGAATGCCGTAGGCGACTCGGCATGACGATTTTAAAGGGAAACCGCTCCTCCGGCGACGGAGAGTAATCGTCTGGGAAATCCTACCGAACCTAAGCCGCAGAGTTTACCCAACATGCTGCCATCGCAATGTATATTATTTAAAGAGGTTAATGCTTTCATGGATAATGACGATAGCGATATTCACTTACATAAAGGGAAAAGCGTTGTAAAAAATAATAAAATTAAAACTAAAAATTCTAAAAATAATAAAAATCATCGAGATCGCTGGCCTTTGGTGGTTACGGGCATAGCATTTCTTATATCCTCTATCATGAGTTTAATATCTGAGACTACAATTCAATCGGCGGATCTTTTTATGGCATGGATAATCCTAATAATTATTATAGCAATAGGCGTAATATTTGATATAATAGGAGTAGCGGTTACTGCTTCTAAGGAGGCGCCCTTTCATGCACGCTCGGCGCGTAAAATGCCAGGAGCAGCTCTGGCTGTGCAGTTTGTGCGCAATGCCGATAAGGTATCAAGTTTTTGCAATGATGTAATAGGCGATATAGCAGGTGTCATAAGCGGAGCGGCAGGAGCGGTGATAGCGGGCAAACTTATAGTTTTAGCCCATAATAGTTATGATATGATTATAAGCATAATGCTCAGCGCCGGCATAGCATCGCTTACTATAGGAGGCAAAGCCTTAGGTAAAAATTACGCTATAAATAATTCCGAAGAGATAGTATACAGGGTTGCATATATTTTGGATATTATAATAAAAAGCCCGAAATACTTAATCTCGCTGATGCGAAGGGAAAGGAAAGACCTATGAGTAGATTGCTCGATGATATAGATAGTCCTGAGAGCTTGAAAGCATTGGATATAGACCAGCTTAAGACTTTATCGAATGAAATAAGGGAGTTTCTGATCGATAATGTTTCTAAAACAGGAGGACATTTGGCTTCTAATCTTGGCGTGGTTGAGTTGACGATAGCTCTGCATTATGTATATAATAGCCCATGGGATAAAATCATATGGGATGTCGGTCATCAATCGTATACGCATAAAATTTTGACCGGAAGAAAATCACTTTTTCCTACTTTGAGAAAATACGGTGGCATGAGCGGTTTTCCTAAACGATATGAAAGTGTCCACGATTGCTTTGAAACAGGGCATAGCAGCACGTCTGTATCGGCGGCGCTTGGTATGGCCAGGGCAAGGGATTTAAAAAAGGAGCATTATTCTGTGATAGCGGTAATAGGCGATGGCTCCATAAGTGGCGGCATGGCATTTGAAGCGTTGAATGATGCCGGCCGTTCTAGAAACGATCTTACTGTTATACTAAACGATAATGCGATGTCTATTGACAAAAATGTAGGAGGATTAGCGTTATATCTGGCGAGACTTCGTTCCAGCCCTGGCTACGGCAAGGCTAAGCGCGATATAAAAGGTGTGATAAGCCGTATACCTTATATAGGCGATTCGTTGGTAAGCGGTATAGAGAGGCTTAAGAATAGCTTTAAGTATATATTTGTGCCAGGTATGCTATTTGAAGAATTAGGATTTACTTATATAGGCCCTATAGACGGGCATAATCTGGATGAATTAATATCGGTGCTA encodes:
- a CDS encoding polyprenyl synthetase family protein produces the protein MDFNQQLKHKIEIIDKNLDNMLPPADTYPPVIHEAMRYSVFSGGKRLRPVLLISAYELFDEHVDDCMPLACAIEFIHTYSLIHDDLPAMDDDDTRRGKATCHKVFGEGIAVLTGDALLNHAFEVMLDDIARNPHHIAAAIAIAKAAGIGGMIGGQVMDLLYENKPVDDGVLQYIHQHKTAALICAAVKAGALAAGADEVYVRAIEQYGLALGMAFQISDDILDVDEGGKEEVKATYPALYGIEASIKAAQEFTQHAIDAIAVFGQKGTFLKEMASYMMRRSN
- the xseA gene encoding exodeoxyribonuclease VII large subunit, which gives rise to METLIFSVSQLTAYIKGMFSSDPLLHSVYVRGEISNYKLHSSGHSYFTLKDQNSKIRCVMFRQYGQPIFAMQDGMDVLVQGYVNVYDRDGQYQLYAERIEPFGVGSLHLAFEQLKAKLEQDGLFDRAHKKPLPLFPKRIGVVTSDTGAAVRDIINVAHRRYPNIDLLIVPVAVQGKAAAIQISEAIDALNVMDESVDVIIVGRGGGSIEELWPFNEEIVARSIYRSHIPVVSAVGHETDFTISDFVADMRAPTPSAAAELVVPLKTELEQRIAGLCLNAKRAVDMLVEEQRRCLYKLQGSRIMRDPMQLLKDKQQQLDQAERYLLINMHHRMEIKGALYNDLKHRLEAFNPLGALKRGYTMTLDVEDKSLIKSVSELSLGQRIHIIYDDGRAQAEIVDLEVERENDDRR
- the folD gene encoding bifunctional methylenetetrahydrofolate dehydrogenase/methenyltetrahydrofolate cyclohydrolase FolD gives rise to the protein MGAQIIDGKAISSAIRQQIKQQVMELQQKTGKSPGLAVVLVGEDPASQIYVRNKEKACQEVGIYSEVYRLPQETSQQQLLDLVHQLNERQEINGILVQLPLPDHLDEMTVLRDISPDKDVDGFHAVNAGKLLNGEKGFVPCTPKGIITLIKSTNVDIKGKDAVVVGRSNIVGKPVSILLLNENATVTICHSKTADLKSHTQRADILVVATGKPNLITGDMVKPGSVVIDVGTTRVEGKLTGDVHFASAKEVAGWITPVPGGVGPMTITMLLQNTVEAAVSQWKL
- the xseB gene encoding exodeoxyribonuclease VII small subunit: MMIEDDRTFEKAIRELENIVTSLENGDVALDQAIALFERGMELSRYCSQKLDEAEGKITMLMKEQNAFKEVPFN